From the genome of Lampris incognitus isolate fLamInc1 chromosome 17, fLamInc1.hap2, whole genome shotgun sequence:
ATAGTGAATAATGATTTCCTATAAAGAGTAGGAGCCCTGAGTATGCACCCTCCCCTTTTGGTGAACATTCAAAAATTTAAGAATGTTCTTGAACCACTGATGACGACCAAAGGAGACGGAAGCAACACGGAGTCCCAACAACCAGCGATTAACGCACCTCATCTTTTGCATCAAATCCTTCGCAGCTGGACAAATTTCCCCCTTAATATAAACTAGAAATAAACTCTGGAGACTGCATATACCCTCTCAGAACTGTTCCCACAATTAAACCAGGCTTTttagatcacagaaagttgaatcagttcatctggacacaacgtttattgagagaaatgtttcatcactcatctaagtgacctcttcaatctcagtcagactgaagaggtgtctagatgagctgattcaactttctgtcattgctttacctgggttattgagcatgcataaagacagactTTGTCATTGATCAATTTAGTACTAACATGTACTTTAGAGCCTTCAGCTACATTGAGGCTTGCTCTATGAGGTGTTGAGGCAGGTCAAGAGGGAGTGGCAGAATGCTGACTCAGTCCCTTACTGAACAGCTCAGCAGTTAACAAGCAACCCTGGGAGGCAAGCACTCACCCTGTCTATAAGACAAACTAAGAATTCACCGAGAATTCACCTGAATATCACTGCCCAGGAGACATACCATCGCACCGGAGTTGCACAAAACGTGTtgttgggaggaaaaaaatatattttgcttCGGTGTATTAGTTGCATTTATGTGGTGGTACAGTAGTGATGCTAaggtcagggttttttaatactCGTACCCATCCGACCCATTATGAGAGCCAGTCCGCTCTGTCCGGCCACTAAAATATGTATTAATTGACCGCCAGAACCCGATTCGCAAACCTCCAAATATAGCCCAGGctagcaaagtgagcagtgttgctctatttcgtttttgggctgtttgcccagcatgaTACACTGATTGCAAGGTGTAGCCTAATGTATCTTAGCCTAATAGCGTCTGAgtctaggctactaaataaaTGGAGGAATTGTTCCAAACGATGTTCTTCATTGTTGAattgcagcaaaacaagtaacctatcattaaagacacaaactctttctctctcttgcttacaCACACGAGcctctttctgaccaaaaaataGTTTTGGTGGTGTAAACAAAATCTGCGGATACCACTTAGGGAAAAAAACTAATAGGTGAAGCTtcaacactctaaaacacatgcattgaccaaaaccacaatcGCAGATTGACGATAAAGCTGCTTGCGAGGCGAAGATAAGGTGCACTAGGGATGCACAGCCTAGCCTAGCCgcaatgtttctgtaagttattgATAACTTACTCCGAGTGCcactttgtcactttttgacctgCCCGCCCACACCCGTAATATTTTATAGTAAGCCTACCCAAACCCGCTGGACCTGCATGTCACTATTTTCAATTGGGTCACAAGGTTAAACAGGGCCATCTAGTGGCTTTGTTTGAAATGCAATGTAATGTcccacaaaattacattgtataaatcgctttggaatataattCACAGGACCAACCAGACAAGTAAAAAAACAGCGATTTATAGTCCAGGAAATAGGGTACATACTCCTGCCACAGGGAGGGAGTGGTGTAGATGGCAGGCTTAATTGTAATGACAGAGACGTTAATCAGATTTCAGGTCCTCAGCTGTCATTTCAACGTTGCTGGGATGGATTACATTTTGCAAATGCATTCCTACTTCCTTCTATGACAGTGTCCAAAACCACTGGCTGAGAACTTTCTGGAGTCGAGAACGTCTCCACAACCTCAAACAGAGGTGTCAGCACAGCTTACCACAGTATTTTCTTAACCATGAGATCCTTCCAGTCGCCTGTCTTCTCCTTGTAAAGGTCTAATTTATCATTTTGGATCCCCTCGCTCCATTTGACATTAACAGCCCTATCCAGCTCTTTGTGGCTCAGTCGAGCCCTGTTGTCAAATGTTTCTGAGAGGTATCAAAGTCAGCATACACAATGACTTCATTCACATTGGCCCTTACTTAAACAGAGTCCCAACAGTTCCGTGGGTTATGTTTATGCGAAGACACCAAAGGTGGGCTTTGCCAAATTCAACGCCCTTGTTGGTCATTATTTATATCTGGAGTGTGGAGGAGGCTCAGAGTTCATCATGGCTGCCTGGTACAAATGCCTTCCTCACTAAGAATATGTCCTTCTAAACTTGTCCCTCGCTGATTTGCAACAGGAGAAGATCTACAAACTGTATGAAAGGAAACTTCAAGGGGATTTTGACACAAACAGCGTCATCCAGAAAAAGAAAGAATTCAGAAATCCAAGGTACGTGGTTCAATGAACACAAGGTGCCTCATTTAGGAACATAAGCCCATTTCGCAGAGTAACAGACATTTGAGATTTCTGTTAAACACATTTTAATACCCATCACCCATTAATCTTCTGTGCTAACAGACAGATTAAATACAGATGTTGCTTGGTGTGCGGTTTTCTTTTCCTGATGTTATTTGGTGCTTTTTCTGTGCCTTTTAGTATTTATGAGAAGCTCATCCAGTTTTGCAGTATAGATGAACTAGGAACCAACTACCCAAAGGACATGTTTGATCCTCACGGCTGGTCAGAAGACTCCTACTATGAATCTTTAGGTTAGCTGACAAGTGtgtttgtgtcccccccccccccatttatttatttattgtagtgTTTTGTCTATGTGTGACCAGAACTCAGCACTCATTTCTGTCTCATGCCTCTTCAGCCAAAGCTCAGAAAGTGGAGATGGACAAACTGGAGAAAGCAAAGAGAGAGCGAACCAAGGTGAGCACAACAACCATAAAAATATTTCTTCTACCCAGACAGAACAAGGGCTCTGGTTGCTTTTCCCTCTCTGTCTACATCAGGGGCATGTCTCCACGAGCTGCGTTTAATTCCTACTTTGTGTTCTCCGTGTGCAGACACATTGACATACAGAATTCAAGTATCGCAGAGCTCAGCCTTCATCACTGCAGTTCAAGCCCAGCCCAGTCCGACTTGCTAAGCTGAACCACTGCATGTGTATGCTCCCGCTGGGTGTTAgcctactatatgtgtgtgtgcacatcttcACAGGAAAGGCTCAGCTGTGTGTCTGCCATAATTCACCAAATAGAGTGCCAGTGTAGTGATTAAATGTGCTGGGTGTGCCTCAGGGAACATGTTAACAAAACGATATGATACACGCTGCtatcatcattgtcatcatcgTCTTCTTCTACTtcaccatcattattatcatccagGCTGTTAGTCATGGGCCTGGAACTTTTCACTGCATAACTTGAATCAACATGTTTTGCTGAGAAACTCTCCTTTCTTCCCCTGCTTGGAAACATAGGCATGCTTTGGGCATCGCACAGAAAGGGTGGGAGTCACTGACTTTTAATTATTTTGTATTCTGTCTTTTTCCAGATTGAGTTTGTGACGGGTACTAAGAAGGGGACCAACCCCTCCAGCACAACAGCctccaccaccagcaccagcaccaccacaGCAACAGGTAAAAGACTCAGAGCCCTGATGGGGAATGGCAGACGCTGCAGCGTTGGTAACCTGCTGTTAAACCAGTATGGCATGTAACTCAGAATTTTAGTGTTGAGTGTCTAGAGCAACCCACGGCTTGTTATTCACTttcttgctccccccccccttcttgccAGCAGAAGCCCAGAAGAGGAAAAGCAAGTGGGACTCGGCGGTCCCTGTGACTCTGGCCCAGCCCGTCCTCCTCACTACTACGGCGACCCTGCCAGGGGTTGTCTCTGTGACAACCACCGCCAGCGGCACCAAGACCACTGTCATCTCTGCGGTGGGCACCATCCTAAAGAAAGCAAAGCAGTGACACACAGGATGCAGTAGTGGGGGGGGAAATGGGTAATGTCTTCGTGAGTGAATGTgaatgaattgtgtgtgtgtgtgtgtgtgtgtgtgtgtgtgtgtgtgtgtgtgtgtgtgtgtgtgttccctctaAATGTAAAAACATGAAAAGTGGCATGAATTTGTGGGATGAACTGAACTAATGGGCGCTTCCAAATATATTTTAATAACCCACTTTCAAACGCCCAGACTGCTCTCCATATATACTGCCTTCTATCTCTGGGATTGTCAAACCTGCGCCCTAGCGTCAAACTGCCCGACCCACAGTTTTCGGTGGTGAATTTACTTGTGGACCTTCGTGAAAACCTTTCACCAATGACTCTGGTTTGCACACTCGGCAGTGTGTGATGTATGGAGGTGTCATATTTTTGTAACTTGGGATTTTGGAGCGGCCATCCAGCAGAGTGGGAGTCCACATTTACCCGCCTTCATTCAGTTAGCTCACCAGTAAGCCTCTGCTGAAGCTATGCATAGGTTTGATCTGatcagggttttgtttttttacatttaagTTGGAAAAAGGTGGCACCAAACCTCTGAGGGCATAGGTTCCCACTTTGGGTTGAATGAAATCCTAAACTGTCACATCAGATGTATGAGGAATGGTTTATAGGTTTATATTTCTATCCATTTTTTTAAGTGAGTACAGTATTTTCatgtcagttaaaattggctatACATGTGCATCAGAATTTGTCAGCTGATTTATTTTTAGTTTTGCTTTTTAAAGCtcattaaaaaaaaggttttttttgttttgtttttttttcacacatGTACATATTGTATAACTGGTAAAGTAAATAAATGTGTTCTGATGCTGCCTTTTCAACTGAGGTTTTTGTCCATTTGTTTCTGGGAACTTCTGGTAACATGCACACTTTAATGAAATCaaactgggttttttttctgaGCAGGTCATCAGTGACAGATCAATCCCATATACTGAACTAAAGGACGGATAATTGGTGTcctttgaggggaaaaaagggacCTTTTATACGGCATTCCTCTGTTTTCTATAGATGTCTGGCTTCAGTAAAGCTTTGGATCTGGGGGTTTTAGTGTGGAAATAAAAGAACAGCCCTCTTTTGTTGGGAacaagcaccatggactgcaagCATTAGCCTGAATCTAAAGAGAAcgatttctttctctctcgctccctctctccatttcttttttcttttctttactctCGCACTCATCCTCTCAGGGAGAACATATGTGTCCCAGGTGGATGTTCAAGTTATGCTATTCGCAACATCTGACTTTTATCCAGAAGGCATGTAAAGGTTGATGTTATGCCTCAAGCATGTTTCGGAGTTTTACTTTTGGTGTACTTTAAAACGTGCCATTGCTGAGTTGGTGTCATCATGAAAAGATGGTACAAGGACTCGTGGACAAAGGAATGTGGAGAACTTCTGTGAAGTGCTGGAGAACTTGTTTCACCAAGTCAACTCACTGAAAGTCTGTTTAGTCCTGTTACCAATGGATGGAAGCTGTCACTTGGATTTATTGGTGTCCGTGTGGATGGGATGGGTAATAATGGTTGTCCCTAACCTTTTCCTATGGTTGGAGGACTTTAATACTCTCCCTGGTGTTGCTGTGGTCCTTCATCATCCGCACATCGCACCCATTTCACAAACCGATGGCTTTTACGAGTGCATTTTCTCTCTCTTAAGTCAAAGCACATTTAATCATAATCTGTCGGTGTATGTAGTGGAAGTCAAAGTTGGGTGATAAACTACATCAGCATCTTTTGGATGACACTTTGTGCATTGGCCTTGACAGCAAAGTGTGTCACCCTCCTATTTTAATAGTTTAGGTTAGCTAAATGAGGCAACTGGGCTTTCTCACCGATACCCAACATAAGTGTTGCTTAACTGGGATGACAACAGTGGATGACTGAAGAACGTTGCCGTTCCTCTGCCATCTGAAGTCAAGCCTTAACTGTTGGAGAAAAGGTCAAACCCGCCCCATATTAGATGAATGGTTGTGACTGGCCCGACCCGGGCTAGGTcggcttggggggaggggggcagacgtATATGTcagagcaaatgtaaaacatggTCCCAAGGCTAATTCTAATTCCATGCATTAATCCTTCAGCATGACTTATTTAATGCATTGGCGAAAGACTTTGGTCCAAATAAGAGAAAAGTTGTTGGAATATTATAAATTATTTTAAATTTTCTATTTGTTAAAACTTACTTTTATGGATATTTATGTATTAATTTTCCACtattcgtttttttttcttcttctgtatgCTCATAGAATAGACCGCCTGACAGGGCTTTTagacaaaataataaaaactttgATTTTTGGAACATTACTGAAATAAAAATGATAAGAACAGAAATTTCAATTATTGTCATGCTCTCAGTGAGCTGTGGACCAATTTTGGTATTCTGTTCTAGCTAGCTAATTTTATAACAGTGTTTTTGGGGGGAAACAGTTAGCTGGTAGCTGGTTAAAACGATAGTCTGAGGACAGATGTCCTTACTTGCCTGTGTGTTTGTTTCCTTATTATTTTgaattggcacatgggaaggaccatgtgtcggccctgtgatggcctggtggcctgtccagggtgcctccctgcctgctgcccagtgactgctgggataggctccagcatcctgcgatcccgattgggataagcggcttgcataatggatggctggatggattctAGTTAGATAAATGTTAACATACATTTTCTCAAATGACTGGATTTAAACACGTGCCACACTTCAGTTAGCTATGAAACCCCATTGAGTTCACATTTGGTCAATATGATGGACATATTTGCCAGCTAAACCGtttttcatgtctctctcaatGTTTTGCAGCATGTAAGTGTCTACAGAACCCCGAATGCTAATCCTGGTATTTCCACCTGGCACACTACTTCATCTATTGCCTGCTTCTATATTTATTGTTGAGGAGACCGGAGTTGGTTGTAACGCGGGGTTAGCTGTAAACAGCAGCATGATCTGATGTcgctgtgttggtgttgttcccataACATCATAAtcaatgttgctccaggaccatcactgcAATGGACCAATGGACCCTGAAAAATACCAacgctaacctaacataacctcaaccttaccctaatcttaactgatagctaactttaacccaacCGATAGCTGACCCACAACagagtcttttttttgtttgttgattcttcattaatccctgtggggaaattcttctctgcatttaacccatcctagctgtgtagctaggagcagtggacggccgccatgcagcacccggggaccaactccagttcttcttgccatgtctcggtcaggggcacagacaggagtattaaccctaacatgcatgtctttttgatggggggggggctggagaaaacccaccgcagacatggggagaacatgcaaactcaacacacaggatgacctgggatgacccccaaggttggacaaccccaaggttggaccttcttgctgtgagacgactgcactaaccactgggcctctGTGCCGCATTTTTCTGGGCTGAGTGTACATTTTTTATCAGCACTGATTGTGTTGAAATAAGATTTATAGAACTTGAAGTTACacctgggtagacccagaacttgctggagggactacatgtccaatctggcctgtgaacaccttgggatcccacaggaggagcagggggcgttgctggggagagggacgtctagagtctcctacttagcttgctgccaccacgacccgaccccggagaagcagctgaagatgagatgagatgagaacttGAGTTAGACTGAACAAGTGAAAGGTGACTCATCTCTTTGGGGGAACTCACTTTTTATATTAGGGGGAGTGCGTTGGTGAGTTACTGGTAGTAAAACTTCCACGAtgcaaggatatatatatatgtgtgtgtgtatgtatgtgtatatatatatatatatatatatatttgatttaTAACAGCAGATCTGTGCCCATGAGACAAATATCACAACAAACATCCCGTCTGATACAATATGGACTAACAGAACAGAATAACTTCCCGACAAATAAGAAGCGAATAGGTCAAATGCAAAGGCCACGCAGTAATCGGGAAATTCTTCTCTTATGGTCAATTTGCTGCTGCGCTGCCATGTTTGTATGGTGGATAGTAGGAATAGTGTGGCTGGATCTCCATAGTGAATGAGCGATTAATCACTCCCATGAAACTCTTTTTTTAAGTTTTTAAGTTTTTACTTCAAGAATGCACGTATAACATTGTTTATATAGAAAATAAAAGGCACAAgtcaactcaattttatttgtatagcccaatatcacaaattaaaaattggcctcagggggctttacagcaacacaacctcctatcctcagaccctcgcatcggatagggaacaacgccctaaaaaggCAAAACTGTAGCAAAAGCGATTTTTGTAATTAATGttttcaggacccccccccccttgaaatTTCTTTTCAAGGCAGCTCCTATTTATCCATGCCGTGCCCAGCCATCATTCTGCAACATCTTACAGTAAAATGGCCGACAGGGGTGAGGATGTGTGTAAGACTTTTGAAAAAAATGGTTACAACTAACTCCCAGTGGAGACTAAGGACGTCTTTTGTAGGcttattttctgttatttttcaGCACGCCTTATCAGTGGAAAGGGAAAAGCGACAGGGATGGGCCTGCAGACATGTTGAACAAGGCTGCAGTTGAAGTCAGACAGAGAAAATCGATCAGATCTGTCACTGAGGTCCAGTTTCTCAGCCATGTCAGTTTGGACAGATATTCTAACGCTTCGCAGAGACCGAAAGAGAAAAGACTCTCGCATGAGGGAGATGCCCTGTGTAGGATACcacagcagtcaaacggttttcaGTGAGCTACAAGAAGAAGTCTTGATGGCAGGATTGGCTCCACGCGAGGTAATCTTATGATGGGTACAGGCTAGCCAGTTAGGCTGAAGTACAAATGGATACCAGTGTATATCAAATGTGTTTATTCTACATTTCATGTTGAAATGGTTCAGTTCAAAAGGATTAGCACTGCTATATACTGTATGTCATAGTCAAAGACGCACATATCAACTGACGGTCATGTTGTTCTTTCATTCCCTATGTTCTTCATTGAAGCTCTTCTAAGGGACCTTGTACTCTGTGTGCTGTGGGCTCAACTCCTTGTGTTTGACATTCATTCATTAAGTCCGTGATATCATAATGGAAGTTGAAGTAATTGCTGTGTGTAGTACAAAAAATGTGGGTACCTTGTTTCAAAATGTTAGAAGTGTAACATCAAAACTTTCGAAGTTACGGGTGCTGAGAGCAAATGTGTTAGACTCAGCCCCGGTCTCCCCTCGTAATACCTGTATACCATATTCCCGTGTGCTCATTTTTCTTCTCCTGGCtcaccaccttgtcatggtggagaagcttacgtGTACCAATGGTCCCAAGCGCTATGCCGtgtggagcttggctcctggtagggtcacccaaggaggataggtcaagggggaggttccaggcgaagcatgatccaacagagacctcaacggcggaactggcggaagatgtcttcagACCACAATatcagtgaaggcggatgaaggctgcaacagagggtggtccccaaattgtcttggttctccatgttattggactctggccaccc
Proteins encoded in this window:
- the sap30bp gene encoding SAP30-binding protein isoform X1, yielding MASSRKSAPLSSLADYGDDSEPDSDPETEDTGSRGWGLVSASYGDDDLSRVEEVDEKGSGFEDSEDSSRNSDMDESDEGRDANDVKENLEVERRDPNELVALFSEKVRNMSPDEIRIPPEPTGRCSSHLQEKIYKLYERKLQGDFDTNSVIQKKKEFRNPSIYEKLIQFCSIDELGTNYPKDMFDPHGWSEDSYYESLAKAQKVEMDKLEKAKRERTKIEFVTGTKKGTNPSSTTASTTSTSTTTATAEAQKRKSKWDSAVPVTLAQPVLLTTTATLPGVVSVTTTASGTKTTVISAVGTILKKAKQ
- the sap30bp gene encoding SAP30-binding protein isoform X3 — translated: MASSRKSAPLSSLADYGDDSEPDSDPETEDTGSRGWGLVSASYGDDDLSRVEEVDEKGSGFEDSEDSSRNSENLEVERRDPNELVALFSEKVRNMSPDEIRIPPEPTGRCSSHLQEKIYKLYERKLQGDFDTNSVIQKKKEFRNPSIYEKLIQFCSIDELGTNYPKDMFDPHGWSEDSYYESLAKAQKVEMDKLEKAKRERTKIEFVTGTKKGTNPSSTTASTTSTSTTTATAEAQKRKSKWDSAVPVTLAQPVLLTTTATLPGVVSVTTTASGTKTTVISAVGTILKKAKQ
- the sap30bp gene encoding SAP30-binding protein isoform X4, which translates into the protein MYGSRGWGLVSASYGDDDLSRVEEVDEKGSGFEDSEDSSRNSDMDESDEGRDANDVKENLEVERRDPNELVALFSEKVRNMSPDEIRIPPEPTGRCSSHLQEKIYKLYERKLQGDFDTNSVIQKKKEFRNPSIYEKLIQFCSIDELGTNYPKDMFDPHGWSEDSYYESLAKAQKVEMDKLEKAKRERTKIEFVTGTKKGTNPSSTTASTTSTSTTTATAEAQKRKSKWDSAVPVTLAQPVLLTTTATLPGVVSVTTTASGTKTTVISAVGTILKKAKQ
- the sap30bp gene encoding SAP30-binding protein isoform X2, encoding MASSRKSAPLSSLADYGDDSEPDSDPETEDTGSRGWGLVSASYGDDDLSRVEEVDEKGSGFEDSEDSSRNSDMDESDEGRDANDVKENLEVERRDPNELVALFSEKVRNMSPDEIRIPPEPTGRCSSHLQEKIYKLYERKLQGDFDTNSVIQKKKEFRNPSIYEKLIQFCSIDELGTNYPKDMFDPHGWSEDSYYESLAKAQKVEMDKLEKAKRERTKIEFVTGTKKGTNPSSTTASTTSTSTTTATEAQKRKSKWDSAVPVTLAQPVLLTTTATLPGVVSVTTTASGTKTTVISAVGTILKKAKQ